The genomic region ttttcaaagactggattcattttaaaacaaaccataacctttatttcatcaataaaggtttaaaaagctttacgtagattatcaaataatgataatctaaaatatactgtttacacactaccattacataatggtttacaatagaaatatattacatcgacatatgtttcttgaatgcagtttttacataatatcatacaaacatggactccaaatcttgtccttattttagtatgtaacagcgaaagctcttaatattcacctgagaataaacatgctttaaacgtcaacaaaaatgttggtgagttataggtttaacctatatattatcaaatcacaataatagaccacaaaatttcatatttcaatacacatcccatacatagagataaaaatcattcatatggtaaacacctggtaaccgacattaacaaaatgcatatataagaatatccccatcattccgggacacccttcggatatgatataaatttcgaagtactaaagcatccggtactttggatggggtttgttaggcccaatagatctatctttaggattcgcgtcaattagggtgtctgttccctaattcttagattaccagacttaataaaaaggggcatattcgatttcgataattcaaccatagaatgtagtttcacgtacttgtgtctattttgtaaatcatttataaaacctgcatgtattctcatcccaaaaatattagattttaaaagtgggactataactcactttcacagatttttacttcgtcgggaagtaagacttggccactggttgattcatgaacctataacaatatatacatatatatcaaagtatgttcaaaatatatttacaacacttttaatatattttgatgttttaagtttattaagtcagctgtcctcgttagtaacctacaactagttatccacagttagatgtacagaaataaatcgataaatattatcttgaatcaatccatgacccagtgtatacgtatctcagtattgatcacaactcaaactatatatattttggaatcaacctcaaccctgtatagctaactccaacattcacatatagagtgtctatggttgttccgaaatatatatagatgtgtcgacatgataggtcgaaacattgtatacgtgtctatggtatctcaagattacataatatacaatacaagttgattaagttatggttggaatagatttgttaccaattttcacgtagctaaaatgagaaaaattatccaatcttgttttacccataacttcttcattttaaatccgttttgagtgaatcaaattgctatagtttcatattgaactatattttatgaatctaaacagaaaaagtataggtttatagtcggaaaaataagttacaagtcgtttttgtaaaggtagtcatttcagtcgaaagaacgacgtctagatgaccattttagaaaacatacttccactttgagtttaaccataatttttggaaatagtttcatgttcataataaaaatcattttcccagaataataacttttaaatcaaagtttatcatagtttttaattaactaacccaaaacagcccgcggtgttactacgacggcgtaaattcggttttacggtgtttttcgtgtttccaggttttaaatcattaagttagcatatcatatagatatagaacatgtgtttagttgattttaaaagtcaagttagaaggattaacttttatttgcgaacaagtttagaattaactaaactatgttctagtgattacaagtttaaaccttcgaataagatagctttatatgtatgaatcgaatgatgttatgaacatcattactacctcaagttccttggataaacctactggaaatgagaaaaatagatctagcttcaaaggatccttggatggctcgaagttcttgaagcagaatcatgacacgaaaacaagttcaagtaagatcatcacttgaaataagattgttatagttatagaaattgaaccaaagtttgaatatgattattaccttgtattagaatgataacctactgtaagaaacaaagatttcttgaggttggatgatcaccttacaagattggaagtgagctagcaaacttgaaagtattcttgattttatgtaactagaacttgtagaatttatgaagaacacttagaacttgaagatagaacttgagagagatcaattagatgaagaaaattgaagaatgaaagtgtttgtaggtgtttttggtcgttggtgtatggattagatataaaggatatgtaattttgttttcatgtaaataagtcatgaatgattactcatatttttgtaattttatgagatatttcatgctagttgccaaatgatggttcccacatgtgttaggtgactcacatgggctgctaagagctgatcattggagtgtatataccaatagtacatacatttaaaagctgtgtattgtacgagtacgaatacgggtgcatacgagtagaattgttgatgaaactgaacgaggatgtaattgtaagcatttttgttaagtagaagtattttgataattgtcttgaagtctttcaaaagtgtatgaatacatattaaaacactacatgtatatacattttaactgagtcgttaagtcatcgttagtcgttacatgtaagtgttgttttgaaacctttaggttaacgatcttgttaaatgttgttaacccaatgtttataatatcaaatgagattttaaattattatattatcatgatattatgatatattaatatatcttaatatgatatatacatttaaatgtcgttacaacgataatcgttacatatatgtctcgtttcgaaattcttaagttagtagtcttgtttttacttatgtagttcattgttaatacacttaatgatatatttaattatcatattatcatgttatatataatataacaatgtattaatatgcttcatatatatttagtaagacgtggttataacgataatcgttatatgtatcgtttcgagtttcatacgtcaatagtctcctttttaagtatataacttattgttactatttttaatgagatacttgatgatcattatatcatgttaaacatatatatttattcatttatgtatcatcatgtcatatataacttatagcgttcgtgaatcattggtcaaactgggtaatcagacgtttacaaaatttccgtttcaattaaccaagtcttagcaagtttgattgcttaacatgttggaaacatttaatcatgtaaatatagttttcattaaacatataatcatagaaaggttcggaaaagttcgggtcactacatttcggctctagataccattgttggaattcaatataacaacatgttcttaatgttaacataatcactaaaccaattttagtaagatttatagcaagcggaagcatgatttattaagaaaacaagtgtatatatttgaccaatttatttgaattccaattagacatcaagtcatgaaatatgcttacaaaatagaagtagtttagaggttataccttctccaagttaggaggtataagagtgatgatgaagatgatgaacaagtgtgtaaaactcaatcctttgatgcaccaacaccaccatttaagttagttaagatttagacacttaactaactaattaatcaagctcaaaacccttttgtttgcacccaaaattctgatcagcagcaacaagaaaggtgatgatgaatggagcctcaaaactatgaaacctcaagagattataccccaaacttataaccaacacctagtacttttgttAGGATTATTTGACACTTGAAAACAAACTTGCAAAGAAGAAAATGATCCTCCTTTTGACCCCTAAAATGCCACAGCATTCAGCAGCTGCAGCAGGCTGTTTTGTGCAGTTTATTTTGCTCTCTCACTTCATATGTTTGCATGTCTTGGTTAGCATttagtcaaggagcatgcttatagatACTAACAAAAGTATGGGCCATTCTCTAGCATGTTTCTTGAACTCCCAATGGAACTACAAGGATCATGttatataatatacatttatataaaactaaatttataaaatcagtttttataaaacatgattttataaaacacatattataaacttgtatattatttgttatgtatattttataaaaccaattttataaaatgtaacataacttaattaattatttaacctataaataattaaatccttgtttatataagttattccataacttatatataaacatatcaagtaacattatttaagaaacattttccttaaaattcaagtgtcgcgtatttaatcaatgattcaatcgttaagatcaaatactaataaggtgttggtaagtttgttattgggtatgacccgacttggatcataacacattagccgcattactttaatatgtctctcgggcatacgaaataccttcaattatcattatatattaatatattaataatagtatcaaaaataaaataaaattaataacatAATGAAAATGGTCATTGAAAATGAACACTGAATGATACCTACAATTTCTCTTTACTTACTCACTTTCTGTGACTCCAAAAGACATTGAAAATGTACATCAAACGACACCGTATGCTCTGAAAACCATATCTGACGAATCAACTGCGTGACCAATTCTACCGAAAAGAAGGTGAACATAGTTTGGGCATTAACTATATTTAAGCGTAGACCATTAAAATTTCCCGAAAAGTATTTGACTAGGTTGAAAATTACAAAACTTTATGGAAAGATTTTGTAAACTACTCTACGACTTTAACCATTAAATAACCTAAACCATATAATAAATTGATTACATTCCCCAAAAAGGTTTACCTAGTTTGTTTGGTCAAACACCATTTACTAAGGTTACATTAACTCACACACTCGATCATTTTCTAGAACGAACCATTACAGTCATACTGTCTTTAGGAGGAAACTCCTACGACGAATCGATACCAGTATTGCGTATGGTAAAATTTCCTCGGATGATGTTCGAATCTAATACATCCAAAACCTCCGAGGCCTATAAAGTGGGCGAGTAACCTCAATGAAAATATTTTGTAGCTCATGGAAGTCAAAACCCTTACATCTCCTATGAGAAGTTAAGTTACCACAAATACACCAACACCTTAACGTTATTTTGCCAATGCATAATATCGAGTATATATTTACATTTccatatacggagtattatttaagaTTAAGGGTGTGTTTGGCATTACCAGCTGGAGCTAGAGCTTATTCTTTGTATAAGTGTCCGGTCAAATTAGTTGGAGCTAGAGTTTTTAAATTACATATAATGGACGATAAATATATGAtatgataaataataaataattatataagaataaaatatataatttctcATTTCATAAATTAGAAACTATTTATTATGCTTTTAAATTACATAAAATGGACTATAAATATATGGTttgataaataataaataattatataggaATGAAATATGTAATTTCTCATTTTTTATAAGTTATGAACTTATTTTTTAAGCTAGTTCAACTACTTTATTTTTTCAAAATGTTTTTTCATAAGCTTTGAAATTATGTCTTCCGAACGATGTTGCTAGTTTAAACTTATGAAGAAAAAAATATCATCCGGTTCTCAAAACCTTCAATAACCTCTGCGACCAAACACACATTTTAATTAGTAGTAGACCATTCTCATCGGTACGTCTTCAAAGTGCGCCCTCATCTTGCCCTTGAAGGCACCAATGGCAATGGTAGTGCATAGCTCCGCCCTCAAAATCCCAACCATGGCTCGCCCTCACATTTTTCTTTTCTACGCATATTCCAGGACGAGGTGAGAGAAACAATATGCATTAATTATTTGTACCAAAAGCTTAAAACGTTGTaacttatttatttaattaaattttgTGGGTTAGTTGTGTGTATTGGGTATCTTATGTGTATGTGATGGAAGAAAATAGAGTAAAAGCTAATGCCACTCAGTTGTGATAATGTGTTTGAGAAGGAAGGATGTCATTAGGAATGAGATTGGTATAGGTACCATATTGTATCGTACTGATACTGAAAATTCCGATACCAAAAATAAGGAAATCGAGAACCGAATACATACCGAATATCGAAATCAGTATCGGCTCGGTACCGGCATTTTCGGTATTATACCCGTTTGTCCCGAATTTACATTTTTTTCGATTTTTtcgatttttctttttcaattcacATAACTAATATTGTCACACAACTAATATTGGTACGTTCTTTCAATTATATTCACGTTTTGAAAAGGGTTTCATGACATTTTGAGAATAGAAGGTAGTGTGAAAGTTGTATGAAGTGATTTGCATGGGTACGAATAGCGAATGGTACTGATACCGTACCGGTACCGATACTGAATGGTACCGTACCGAATGGTACCGATACCGAAATCGTCTCAAATCAAGAACCGATACCGATACCGAAATTGTATTTAAACCTTCCCGTAGGATCTTCACTCACTGCATTCGTTTCATTTCTtcctacaaaaaaaataaaaataaaaaaataataataaaaaaaaaacatgtttTCTTCCTCTTCTTTCATTTACGTTGATCAAAACCCTAATGATTCCTTGCCTTCAGTTCTCACTTTCACCATCTTCTTTTACGTCGTCGTTTTCGTATCTATTTTCAGTTTCCTTTTAGCTCCCGGTGGTCTCGCATGGGCTCTCATCAAACCCCGTCCCAAATCCTCCATCCCGGGCCCCACCGGCCCCCCTTTTATCGGACTTGTTTTCACTTTCACTTCTGAACTCACCCACAAGACTTTATCAAATCTTTCCATCACTTTCAACGCTAAAAAGCTCATGGCTTTTTCAATCGGGTTGACTCGTTTCATCATCTCAAGTCACCCGGAAACCGCCAAAGAAATATTAAACTCTTCCGCGTTTGCTGACCGTCCGATCAAAGAGTCAGCGTACGAGCTTTTGTTTCACCGTGCAATGGGGTTCGCTCCATACGGTGAATATTGGCGAAATTTGAGAAAGATCTCAGCGACCCATTTGTTTAGCCCGAAAAGGGCATCCGGGTTTGGGCTTTCTCGTGAAAATATCGGGTTGAAAATGATTTGTCAAGTTGAAACATCCATGAAAGAAAATGGTGTTGTTGAAGTTAAAAAGATACTTCACTTTAGTTCCTTAAACAATGTCATGATGTCTGTTTTCGGAAAGTCATATGATGATTTTAATCAAAATGGCGGCGACGGTTGTGAACTTGAAAAGTTAGTTAGCGAAGGGTATGAATTACTTGGGATATTTAATTGGAGTGATCATTTTCCTATTGTTAGTTGGTTTGATCTTCAAGGAGTTAGGAGAAGGTGTAGGGATTTGGTGAATAAAGTTGATGTTTTTGTTGAGGAGATTATTAAAGAACATAGAGACAGAAGATCTCGGGGTGTTTATGTTGGTAATTTTGTTGATGTTTTGCTTGATTTGGAAGAAGAAAATAAGTTCACTGATGCTGATATGATCGCTGTTCTTTGGGTAATactttagtttttattttttattttaatatttttgaGCCATATTCACATTTATATAAGACCATTTTTACTGGTCATGGAGTGGTTGGTGGTGGGGCGTGATGAagtgtttttgtggggtatagCGGTGATTTGACAAAGGTAATGGCGTAATGCAGTTTATAGTGGTATGAGGTGATGGTTGTGTGATGAAGTTAtatcattattttaattaatttaattaaattataaatggaattatttaattttaatttttgatTGGTTAAAAACCACATCACCTTCATGTAATGGAATCATCACGCCACACAAAATTACTCGGGGTGATCCGTACACCACTTCCTTTTTGCCATACACTACTAAAGAAATTTGTTTGACAATTTTACCCTTTTTATATTTATCACATCACACCCTCCACTTTCACcttaatttaaattatattataaactGAGACAACAACCTTAATATGAACGGGCTTAACTCTCCACGTATCTCTCTCGGTGTTTTTTTAACAATAATTCATATTCGTATACTAATGATTCAAACAAATTAATTTATTTAGATCCAAAGTGTAGAAATTTATTTACAAGTTTTTTTTGTATTGTTCACGACCCCACAACCCACAACCCAGTTGAACAAACGCAACAATTTCAATTCCATAACCGTCGTAATCTCCGCCGTCATTGTCACCGTCGTATTTGAAACAAGATCTTgtttaatcagttttttatatcaTCGATTAAACAAGATATTGTTCTTAAACAAGGTCTTGTTAAACAAGATCGCGAGCATCATATTTGAAAAAAGATCTTGTTCATTCGGTGTTTAAATCATCGTCACATCATCGCCACCGTCGTAATCGCCGCCGTCCCACTTCGTTTGCCTCGAGTTATCATTTGCTAAATAGTTCGTTTCGGTTTGTTTGGatgaatttgtatttaattattctatttatataGAAGATGATGACTTGTATTTGATTATTGATATTCGATTTTGCAATGGGGCGTGGATAGTAGAAGCGGTCATTTTGTTCCTAGACTGATAATTTAATTTGAAAGTGAGAGGGTCTGATGTGCTAAATAAAAAGGAAGGGTAAAATTGTCATATAAATTTATTTGGTGGTGTATGGTAAAAAAGATGTGGTGTACGGATCACCTTTCAAAATTACTACAACGTGATGGTGCCGTGATGGTGCAAGTTTTGAGGCTATCGCTCTGCACTGTTAAAGGTCTAAGTTGAACATTCtaaatttaataatttttgttacaTACGTCATCTTAGTCCGGAAGAATctctatattaattattaaaatttagtGGACTTGAGAATCAAATCAGTATTTTTGCGCCATATGCAACATAAGTATAGCATAACTCTGattctattaaaaaaaaaattacatacgtCATCTTAGTGTGGAAGAATCtgtatttataataaaaaaaaattagtggACATGAGAATCAAGAACCAAGAATAAAAATTTCTATgtttatttttagtattaatattagttgATTTTTATGTTAGTTAATAATTTTTTCAATTATTTTATAGGAAATGATATTCAGGGGAACTGACACTGTGGCAATACTGTTGGAGTGGATTCTAGATCGAATGGTGTTACACAAGGACATTCAAGCTAAGGCACAAGCCGAGATCGAACGGGTTGTGGGGCGAGAGCGTAAAGTGACTGATTCAGACCTTGAAAACCTTCCTTACCTACATGCAATTGTTAAAGAGACCCTGCGTGTTCACCCACCGGGCCCACTTTTGTCTTGGGCTCGTTTGGCGATCCACGACACTCAAATGGGCCCGCATGTGGTTCCTGCGGGCACCACTGCTATGGTGAACATGTATGCAATTACCCATGATGAAAGTGTGTGGGTCGAGCCCAATCAATTCAACCCTGATCGGTTCTTGATTGAGGATGTTTCAATTATGGGTTCGGACTTGAGGTTAGCTCCCTTTGGTGCTGGGAGGAGGGTGTGCCCAGGTAAGGCAATGGGTTTGGCCACGGTTCATTTGTGGCTAGCCCAACTACTGCACAACTTCAAATGGGTCCCGGCTGGCCTGGTTGATTTGTCTGAGTGCTTGAAGATGTCTTTGGAGTTGAAGAAGCCGTTGGTTTGCAAGGCTGTGGCAAGGACATGATGGTAATTTCAAGGAAAACAAACTTAATTAGTGGTATTATGGTTAGTAGTTCATTTTCTGAATTTATTTATGAATTATAAATCTTTCCATTAGTATGCTAAGTGTGTTGATGGAATGTATGACTGATTTGATATTAGCAAGACGAACAGTAAACTAATAAGCAATTAATAAGGCAGAATTTAACGTGAAACACTTCCAACTTAATGGAAGTAAAAAACCACGGGCAACGATCAACGATTCACTAATAACCAAAACGATTACAATGGGATTCGACAGTGTATAGGTATGTCGAATATGAATGGGGTACGAGAGAAAGCAGACCTCTCAAATTAATCGTGGGTATAGTTATGGGTGAATATCTGTGTGTATTTAGTGGTATTATGGTTAGTAGAATTAGTTGGTTAGTAGTTCATTTTCTGAATTTATTTATGAATTATAAATCTTTCCATCAGTATGCTAAGTGTGTTGATGGAATGTATGACTGATTTGATATTAGCAAGACGAACAGTAAACTAATAAGCAATTAATAAGATAAAATTTAACGTGAAACACTTCCAACTTAATGGAAGTAAAAAACCACGGGCAACGATCAACGATTCAATAATAACCAAAACGATTACAATGGGATTCGACAGTGTATAGGTATGTCGAATATGAATGGGGTACGAGAGAAAGCAGACCTCTCAAATTAATCGTGGGTATAGTTATGGGTGAATATTTGTGTGTATTCGGCTGTagggatattatatatatatatatatatatatatatatatatatatatatatatatatatatatatatatatatatatatatatatatatgaaggatTCAGAGGGAAGTTGGGGAAAAGTGGGAAGTAATTATTTTTCCCTTTTTTGAAATTCCTTTTTACAAACATTAAGATCACCTGAAAATATGAACTTCTAAAAAAAACACTTTGCGAatgatgttattattttggcgaaaaaacgctcgaagaaataacataTAACCttcatcgtgatgaatgttattcttcGATATTTttctagggtttagaaattaggataTAGAAATACgtctttagaaattagggtttaagaattacagtttagaaattagggtttagatttaggtttaACACTAATGGTTTAGAGTTTTTAACACGAAACAGAAGCAGCAACACCTTCTGTGGTAGCATGATTTGAACCTACCGGAATTGATTCGCGACCAGAATCATTAACTCCATGATCTGATGGAGCCACATCCTCCTCCGAAACACCACCAAAAAGCACAGACTGATTCGATGACGCAATCATATTCGAAGAAAAACTATCTTCGGGTGAGCTATCCGAGCAAGGTCATTGATCTCATTAACCCAAAGGTAAGTAACAATGCTACCAGAATCATCAAACACGACATCAGCCAACTCATTAATATACCTAACCCGATTAGTTTCAGTAAAACAAAAAAGAACACCAAGTTTCTTGAGATACAATGATGACTTATCCACGAAAATGACCTCACAAAAGGATCCCACGACACTCTTAGCATTTTCAACCGGCAACACCCCGAGAACATGAAGGTCATCCACAAAAATGGACGCTCGAGGTTCAGAGGCGGAGATAGGGGGATGCATGTGGATGTTTTGCCACCCAAACTGTTCAAATTTGCCTATTATAGTGTATTATAAATTGTAAATTAATGGTCAACATCcccttattattaattctaatatcccctaatttttatattgatatttatttttCGAGAAATGTCACTCTTATCCGTAAATTCTGGCTTCGCCTCGGACTCGAACAAACACGAACTATTTAACATGCTAACAGTTTCCAAGGCGGAGGATTTAGATTTGAACTTAACAAAAGCGAACATGCGAAAAGCCCACCACTAGATTTCGGTAATCGAACTAATGTTGACGTGTCACCTCCTAGTTAAATTCTACCACGTGTCATTTCAACAATTTTTGTCATTTTTTTAAACCTATATTTTTTACTCTTAACGAataaaaaattattttattaaaataaaattaagTATGTAAGTTAATTTAAATAAACAGTCAAATATCTATATTACAAAAataggatatttatagaaactttaGTATATCAAAGTTTGCCGACATGTATTTTAACGGATTAGCTCATAAACGTATCAGTATATGTTCTATTAATGATGGTGTTATCGTATTGTTTATTTTGTCGCTATTAGGTTATCTAATAGAACACTATATGTTCTATTATTGCTACTGTTGTAATAGAACACAATATTCTGCCATTCTAACAGACGAgctcatttaatgttgttgttgttgttgttgttgttgttgttggtgttgagtTATTTAAAACTGCAACTTTTGAGCTAAGTTGTTTAAACTATATCATGATATTGAAGagtgttaatgatattaaaagtttgAGGAGTGTGTTGTGAATTTGTAAGATACCAATGTAAACCGTGCGACACTGAATGAGAACAATTGATTGTTTATTGTAATTATATTCAATACTAACGTTTACATTCTTAATATTTTCAATACTAAttctttaaaaaataataataatgttatcaataATAGAGGGTTTTTCATACGACTGGCATGCAACGTActgactcatatatatatatatacatatatacatatatatatacatatatacatatatatatatatacatatatacatatatatatatatatatacatatatatatatatatatatatatatatatatacatatgtatatatgtatcgactgtcagtatatatatatatatatacatatatatatatatgtatatatatatatatatgtatgtatatatatatatatatgtatgtatatatagtcGAAGTTCAAACGAGAAACACATAaagggcgagaactgcgagaactttttaatTTATGATTTTCACATGTGAGTAGCTTGAATCACTCATAAATATTGACGGAGAGTAAGAaataacataaaatagtttgaaaaaactaaaatatacatatataatcaaatatatagtttcttgttcacatgtgcatatttgtttatgatacatgtgaacatttcatataattaataatttaacatgtaaattatggtaatgaacatatgtttgttaatgatatgagcattaattaacatttgcatgtaatttattgcatttaaatgcataaaaatcaTGAAATTAGAAAGTTATCGCAGTTCTCgcatttttgtggttctcgtttgaacctgcccatatatatatatatatatatatatatatatatatcaagcatGAAGCACCACCGAACTATTAGTTGAGTGGTAAAAAGTTTCAGTTGATTGTGAGCCCGTATCCTTGAAAAAATAGGTGCAGGTTCAAATCTGGGGGAGTTTTCTCCAAGGTTATGCCTCTGGTATCCTTCACTATGTGCGGGTCAAGCAGTTAACCTAAAACATTACGGGAGCGCTTTGCGCGATGGATGCAAGACGTTTCTTTCTAACGGGTGCGTGTGTAGCAAATGAGAAGATTCAATACCGAAATTGCCGTTCTAAAATAAATATCAAGCATGAAGCATCCTTATAATTTATTTTTCTAAGCATGGCCGAAGATCATTTGCAGCCCAAAGAAAATTAGTTGTTGAATGGGCCCAACAAATTTACGATACTATCAGTAGCATCTTAGTTTTTCATTAAATAATTTGGGGTGAGGCCCAACTGCTCCAGTCATCATCAAAGAAAATTAGCATTTTGGTCGATTTAATTTTTCAATATTTCATTGGAGCATTAGTAACCATAAGGCACTTCTTCATACAAATACAATATCACATCGTCACATCACAATATTCATCTCATTTCTTCAATCTTCATATCACTAACTCATCACATATCATTCCTAAACATCACACCCTTTCTCAACAAGTTATGGTGTGGTCTAGCGGTTGGTGACCTGCCTCTTTTAGAGGAGGTCAGAAGTTCGACCCATTA from Rutidosis leptorrhynchoides isolate AG116_Rl617_1_P2 chromosome 9, CSIRO_AGI_Rlap_v1, whole genome shotgun sequence harbors:
- the LOC139868131 gene encoding cytochrome P450 78A5-like, translated to MAFSIGLTRFIISSHPETAKEILNSSAFADRPIKESAYELLFHRAMGFAPYGEYWRNLRKISATHLFSPKRASGFGLSRENIGLKMICQVETSMKENGVVEVKKILHFSSLNNVMMSVFGKSYDDFNQNGGDGCELEKLVSEGYELLGIFNWSDHFPIVSWFDLQGVRRRCRDLVNKVDVFVEEIIKEHRDRRSRGVYVGNFVDVLLDLEEENKFTDADMIAVLWEMIFRGTDTVAILLEWILDRMVLHKDIQAKAQAEIERVVGRERKVTDSDLENLPYLHAIVKETLRVHPPGPLLSWARLAIHDTQMGPHVVPAGTTAMVNMYAITHDESVWVEPNQFNPDRFLIEDVSIMGSDLRLAPFGAGRRVCPGKAMGLATVHLWLAQLLHNFKWVPAGLVDLSECLKMSLELKKPLVCKAVART